From Granulicella sp. WH15, the proteins below share one genomic window:
- a CDS encoding vitamin B12-dependent ribonucleotide reductase: MKAATTRTTTIPTSPAGSSSTAATPGLRFERHFTTPGVSPYDQVTWELRDAVIQDWKGKLIFEQKNVESPADWSMTATNIVASKYLHGLIGTPERETGVRALITRVAESVRDWGIAGGYFASADDAETFYAELVHLLLNQKVAFNSPVWFNVGCDRLEPNSDAQNWHWDAEKRQVIFSTTGYSKPQCSACFINSVQDSLDSILTLAKTEGMLFKWGSGAGSNLSSIRGSMETLSGGGTASGPLSFMRGFDAFAGVIKSGGKTRRAAKMVVLNIDHPDIVDFIECKGKEEAKAYTLIAAGYDGSGPDSEAYSSIFFQNANNSVRVTDEFMSAVERDAEFSTRTVKDKKPVATMPARDLMYKIAENTWACGDPGMQYDTTINRWHTSKNTARINASNPCSEYMFLDDSACNLASFNLLKFVTPGGQFDIASYRHAIGIVTTAMEIIVDSAGYPTEMIAKNSHDYRPLGLGYANLGALLMAFGLPYDSDAGRDFAGALTAILCGDAYHQSAQIAATCPPLAAATPLCQQAEATGGACPGFYVNREPFLDVIRMHRAEVNKIGKSRTSAEPFSVPNLDGLIAASTDAWDGALAAGEQYGFRNSQVTVLAPTGTIGFMMDCDTTGVEPDLALVKYKKLVGGGMIKIVNNTVPSALIKLGYTDDQVNAIVSYIDATGTIEGAPAIKPEHLAVFDCSFKPAKGTRSIHYMGHIKMMAAAQPFLSGAISKTVNLPNDCTVEDIAEAYMESWRQGIKAVAIYRDGSKGAQPLNVSTDADKKKDKDAAVANEAAISSAALETLEQTAASAQQRVAALEAQLAAFTAESLQNSDSHDSKQPPRAVRHRLPAERASVTHKFSIAGHEGYITVGLYPNGSPGEIFIRMAKEGSTVSGLMDSFATAISLSLQHGVPLKVLCEKFAHTRFEPSGWTGNEQIGYAKSVMDYLFRWMQLRFLSGQQLDLFAGLTAQQISVPVEGSVNAPANTVLRSPVAPVYGEPEYSDRTAPQQGIAPDLAANAGLDENTQGMSFEDRGIYHAADAMKDLYDMGDSPSCATCGAIMTRSGSCYRCMSCGSTSGCS; encoded by the coding sequence ATGAAAGCCGCTACGACCCGCACCACCACCATACCGACCTCCCCAGCCGGTTCTTCCAGCACTGCCGCCACGCCCGGTCTGCGCTTCGAGCGCCACTTCACCACGCCCGGCGTCAGCCCCTACGACCAGGTGACCTGGGAGCTGCGCGACGCCGTCATCCAGGACTGGAAGGGCAAGCTCATCTTCGAGCAGAAGAACGTCGAGTCGCCCGCCGACTGGTCGATGACCGCGACCAACATCGTCGCCTCCAAGTACCTGCACGGCCTGATCGGCACGCCCGAGCGCGAGACCGGCGTGCGCGCCCTCATCACCCGCGTCGCCGAGAGCGTTCGTGACTGGGGCATCGCGGGCGGCTACTTCGCCTCCGCCGATGATGCCGAGACCTTCTATGCCGAGCTGGTCCACCTGCTGCTGAACCAGAAGGTCGCCTTCAACTCGCCGGTGTGGTTCAACGTGGGCTGCGACCGGCTGGAGCCGAACTCCGACGCGCAGAACTGGCACTGGGACGCCGAAAAGCGCCAGGTGATCTTCTCGACCACCGGCTACTCCAAGCCGCAGTGCTCGGCCTGCTTCATCAACTCGGTGCAGGACTCGCTGGACAGCATTCTGACGCTGGCCAAGACCGAGGGAATGCTCTTCAAGTGGGGCTCGGGAGCCGGGTCGAACCTCAGCTCCATCCGTGGCTCCATGGAGACGCTCTCGGGCGGCGGCACCGCCTCCGGCCCGCTCAGCTTCATGCGCGGCTTCGACGCCTTCGCGGGCGTCATCAAGAGCGGCGGCAAGACCCGCCGCGCAGCCAAGATGGTTGTGCTCAACATCGACCACCCGGATATCGTCGACTTCATCGAGTGCAAGGGCAAGGAGGAGGCCAAGGCCTACACCCTCATCGCCGCCGGTTATGACGGCAGCGGCCCGGACAGCGAAGCCTACTCCAGCATCTTCTTCCAGAACGCCAATAACTCGGTTCGCGTGACCGATGAGTTCATGTCGGCCGTGGAGCGCGACGCCGAGTTCTCGACCCGCACCGTGAAGGATAAGAAGCCCGTGGCCACCATGCCCGCCCGCGATCTGATGTACAAGATCGCCGAGAACACCTGGGCCTGCGGCGACCCCGGAATGCAGTACGACACCACCATCAACCGCTGGCACACCAGCAAGAACACGGCCCGCATCAACGCCTCGAACCCCTGCTCGGAGTATATGTTCCTGGACGATTCGGCCTGCAACCTGGCCTCGTTCAACCTGCTCAAGTTCGTGACGCCCGGCGGCCAGTTCGATATCGCCTCGTACCGCCACGCCATCGGCATCGTGACTACCGCGATGGAGATCATCGTGGACTCGGCAGGCTACCCGACCGAGATGATCGCGAAGAACTCGCATGACTACCGTCCGCTGGGCCTGGGCTACGCCAACCTGGGCGCGCTGCTGATGGCCTTCGGCCTGCCCTACGACTCGGACGCCGGACGCGACTTCGCCGGTGCCCTCACCGCCATCCTCTGCGGCGACGCGTACCACCAGTCCGCGCAGATCGCGGCCACCTGCCCGCCGCTCGCTGCGGCCACTCCGCTGTGCCAGCAGGCCGAGGCCACCGGCGGCGCCTGCCCCGGCTTCTACGTCAACCGTGAGCCCTTCCTCGACGTCATCCGGATGCACCGCGCCGAGGTCAACAAGATCGGCAAGTCGCGCACCTCGGCTGAGCCGTTCTCGGTGCCGAACCTCGACGGCCTCATCGCCGCCAGCACCGACGCCTGGGACGGCGCGCTCGCCGCCGGTGAGCAGTACGGCTTCCGCAACTCGCAGGTCACCGTGCTCGCGCCCACCGGCACCATCGGCTTCATGATGGACTGCGATACCACCGGCGTCGAACCCGACCTCGCCCTGGTCAAGTACAAGAAGCTGGTCGGCGGCGGCATGATTAAGATCGTCAATAACACCGTGCCCTCGGCGCTCATCAAGCTCGGCTACACGGACGACCAGGTCAACGCCATCGTCAGCTACATCGACGCGACCGGCACCATCGAGGGCGCGCCCGCCATCAAGCCCGAGCACCTGGCCGTCTTCGACTGCTCCTTCAAGCCCGCCAAGGGCACCCGCAGCATCCACTACATGGGCCACATCAAGATGATGGCGGCGGCGCAGCCGTTCCTCTCGGGCGCGATCTCGAAGACGGTCAACCTGCCCAACGACTGCACGGTCGAGGACATCGCCGAGGCCTACATGGAGTCGTGGCGTCAGGGCATCAAGGCCGTGGCCATCTACCGCGACGGGTCCAAGGGCGCGCAGCCGCTCAACGTCTCCACCGACGCCGACAAGAAGAAGGATAAGGATGCGGCCGTGGCTAACGAGGCTGCCATCAGCAGTGCGGCTCTCGAGACGCTGGAGCAGACCGCAGCCTCCGCCCAACAGCGCGTGGCCGCGCTTGAGGCGCAGCTTGCGGCGTTCACCGCCGAGAGCCTTCAGAACTCGGACTCGCATGACTCCAAGCAACCGCCACGTGCCGTACGCCACCGCCTGCCCGCCGAGCGGGCCTCAGTGACGCACAAGTTCTCCATCGCCGGGCACGAGGGCTACATCACCGTCGGCCTCTACCCCAACGGCTCGCCGGGTGAGATCTTCATCCGCATGGCTAAGGAAGGCTCCACGGTCTCGGGCCTGATGGACTCATTCGCGACGGCCATCTCGCTCTCGCTCCAGCACGGCGTGCCGCTCAAGGTGCTCTGCGAGAAGTTCGCCCACACCCGCTTCGAGCCCTCGGGCTGGACGGGCAACGAGCAGATCGGCTACGCCAAGTCGGTGATGGACTACCTCTTCCGCTGGATGCAGCTCCGCTTCCTCTCGGGGCAGCAGCTCGACCTCTTCGCCGGCCTGACCGCGCAGCAGATCAGCGTGCCGGTCGAAGGCAGCGTCAACGCCCCGGCTAACACCGTCCTGCGCAGCCCGGTCGCCCCTGTCTACGGCGAACCGGAGTACTCCGACCGCACCGCTCCTCAGCAGGGCATCGCGCCGGACCTCGCGGCCAACGCCGGGCTGGATGAGAACACCCAGGGCATGTCCTTCGAGGATCGCGGCATCTACCACGCCGCCGACGCCATGAAGGACCTCTACGACATGGGCGACTCGCCGAGCTGCGCCACCTGCGGAGCCATCATGACCCGCAGCGGTTCCTGCTACCGCTGCATGAGCTGCGGCAGCACCAGCGGCTGCTCCTAA
- a CDS encoding NAD(P)-dependent oxidoreductase translates to MNFLITGGSGFFGGVLKRRLLAEGHAVTNIDLVPDADTHENLTSFVADIRNRRDLDRICEKKDFAAVFHCAAMLAHDKISKQDLWSSNVDGTREVAEACQRWNIERLVFISSNCLWASNLGHEVAEDEEPNPVELYGRSKLAAEQLLIGFPNLKIVVIRCPTIIDSGRLGLLAILFEFIDDGKKVWVVGDGSNRYQFIYAQDLATACIQTLDYHGSDLFHIGSDDVTSLRQVYEAVIDASGTKSRVAALPRSPVIAAMKLAHKLKLSPLGPYHYRMIAEDFIFDTRHIKERLNWRPTLTNEQMMIEAYRYYSTGRQEISARKNVSAHSKPADMGIIRLLKWFS, encoded by the coding sequence ATGAATTTCCTTATAACCGGAGGTTCTGGTTTTTTCGGCGGGGTATTAAAACGAAGACTACTGGCGGAAGGCCATGCGGTCACGAATATCGATCTCGTACCGGATGCAGATACGCATGAAAATCTGACCAGTTTTGTGGCTGATATTCGTAATAGGCGCGATCTCGACAGGATATGCGAGAAGAAGGATTTTGCAGCCGTATTTCACTGTGCGGCTATGTTGGCGCACGACAAGATCTCGAAACAGGACCTCTGGAGCTCCAACGTGGATGGAACGCGAGAGGTCGCGGAAGCCTGCCAAAGATGGAACATTGAACGCCTGGTATTTATCTCCTCGAACTGTCTCTGGGCAAGCAATCTAGGACATGAGGTGGCAGAGGACGAGGAGCCGAATCCTGTTGAGTTATACGGACGCTCAAAGCTGGCGGCGGAACAGCTCCTCATAGGCTTCCCCAACCTGAAGATCGTGGTCATTCGATGCCCGACGATTATCGACAGCGGACGACTGGGTCTGCTGGCGATTTTGTTCGAATTTATCGACGACGGCAAGAAGGTGTGGGTGGTTGGAGATGGCTCGAATCGCTATCAGTTCATCTATGCGCAGGATTTGGCGACGGCCTGCATTCAGACGCTGGACTACCATGGGTCGGATCTGTTTCATATCGGCTCTGACGACGTAACTTCTTTACGCCAGGTGTATGAAGCGGTGATCGACGCTTCGGGAACAAAGTCCAGAGTGGCGGCCTTGCCCAGGAGCCCTGTCATCGCTGCGATGAAGCTGGCTCATAAGCTGAAGCTTTCCCCTCTGGGGCCGTATCACTATCGCATGATCGCCGAAGATTTCATCTTTGATACTCGACATATTAAGGAGCGCCTGAACTGGCGTCCGACCTTAACAAATGAGCAAATGATGATTGAAGCTTATCGATATTACTCGACAGGCAGACAAGAGATAAGCGCCAGAAAGAACGTCTCTGCGCATTCAAAGCCCGCAGATATGGGGATCATTCGTTTGCTGAAGTGGTTCTCGTGA
- a CDS encoding PAS domain S-box protein, with the protein MGQNRDVPNDTPKQLRDDYALHESQERFRLLVENAVDDFFLHDEHGNFLDVNERACRNLGYSRDELLGMSAIDVSTDLTLQEKEDIWRRTQPGEAITVTTHHRRKDGSSFPVEVRISCLALDGRKIFMGLARDISARVKAEEEVRQLHAELERRIAERTTQLREITDRLQAVMDSATDAIFLKDREGRFLLFNLAAQRFTGLSSDDVLGKTPVDLFGEVAGGKILKQEAAVMESGEARTVEETLNMRGTDKVFLANRSPRRDADGRIIGLVGISRDITDRKLVERELRTQRERLALATQVSGLGVWDYDIEANTLYCDERWYEILGRDPSQPAKSIEEFKEWIHPDDADYATAVNLTTLAELLAHHEQYSIIFRIVRPNGEIRWLRSAACLVEGNTGLPNRAIGVVADITESHLAEERLQQSYDALRKAERLARVGSWELDLRTGQFTTSEMLYELNGADPNGPPLTVADLQRLVAPKSLGKLNEAIQNCLETGQPYALDVEHLRPDGTSFAAHIKGQVIQEENGKVVKLSGTVLDISEREEARAQLTALADNVPLSAIYRLEAAATDSIIFSYLSAGIESLIGIPAEEIVADPHKFLEAIHEDDLCEYWAKANHAIMRSEVFDHAFRVRKQDGHILWVHCRSAPRVQSDGRTVWDGIIRDITHEREAAELLSRAKSEAEAAERAKSEFLAAMSHEIRTPMNTVIGMTRLALQTDLSSRQRNYLEKIDASARSLLGIINDILDFSKIEAGSLQLEDTDFTLESVLEAVSTATTFRADEKGLETVYLIAPDVPRNLRGDPLRLSQILINLVGNAVKFTSEGEVVISVDLMPNEPMLRFRVRDTGIGLSVDQISPLFHPFTQADAGTSRHYGGTGLGLSICKQLVEKMGGTIGVESELGKGSTFYFSIELRHGRKAISRDVAAPALRNRVVLVVDDNTTARESLSRMVEMFDMTAVSASSGVEALEALHEASASNHPYDLVLMDWRMPEMDGIEAARRIREDKTLSHVPAVLMVTAYAREEVERQVEMLGLQGLLIKPITESMMFNALQHIFGSDHKADMQEVKHRGTTPRILMGKRILVVDDNALNQEVATDFLTLAGAEVDTANSGIKALERLTQQHYDAVLMDVHMPEMDGLQATREIRRNPEWASLPVIALTAQTLSEDRAAILQAGMTAYLPKPIDETLLYSTLMELLNGGATDTRSTESNSEKEMPVAPFDSAEALKRVGGSQERLHRLLRGFLRDFSNMPDRLEAALSRGEWTTLHELAHLVKGTAGYLGAQSLIKSAEACEIADRRKDYTDMAIHAQSLVEQMKEVLLFLEVELAAQPMPLLKHSFPSEAGDKQIIRALLAEIDPLLLQGDYAAEAMLDKLGRLITGGQESTLLENIRSHFENLELDQASTLISLLRNRLFSDGETVL; encoded by the coding sequence ATGGGACAAAACAGAGATGTGCCCAATGACACACCTAAGCAGCTCCGAGATGATTATGCCCTGCATGAAAGTCAGGAGCGTTTCCGCTTGTTGGTGGAGAATGCGGTTGACGATTTTTTCCTTCACGATGAGCATGGGAACTTTCTCGATGTAAACGAACGAGCCTGCCGAAACCTGGGATATTCCCGTGACGAATTACTAGGCATGTCGGCAATCGATGTGTCTACGGACCTGACTCTCCAGGAAAAAGAAGATATCTGGCGACGCACACAGCCGGGCGAAGCCATCACGGTCACAACCCACCATCGTCGGAAAGATGGCTCTAGTTTCCCGGTGGAAGTGCGTATCTCCTGTCTTGCATTGGACGGACGCAAGATATTTATGGGACTGGCACGGGATATCTCCGCCCGGGTCAAGGCCGAAGAGGAGGTCCGTCAGCTTCATGCCGAGTTGGAACGGCGTATCGCCGAGCGTACAACCCAGCTACGCGAAATCACCGACAGGCTGCAGGCCGTGATGGACAGCGCGACCGATGCTATTTTTCTGAAAGATCGAGAGGGACGTTTCCTCTTGTTCAACCTGGCCGCACAGCGCTTTACCGGATTGAGTTCCGACGATGTGCTGGGCAAGACCCCGGTTGATCTGTTTGGAGAGGTGGCGGGCGGTAAGATTTTGAAGCAAGAAGCCGCGGTGATGGAAAGCGGTGAAGCCAGGACAGTAGAAGAAACGCTGAACATGAGAGGAACGGACAAGGTGTTCCTTGCCAACCGGAGCCCACGTCGGGATGCGGACGGCAGAATCATCGGGCTTGTCGGAATATCCCGGGATATTACCGATCGCAAGCTGGTTGAGCGTGAATTACGCACGCAACGGGAACGCCTCGCATTAGCCACCCAGGTCAGTGGGTTAGGCGTCTGGGACTACGATATCGAGGCGAATACGTTGTACTGCGACGAACGCTGGTACGAAATTCTGGGACGTGATCCCTCCCAGCCGGCTAAGTCGATCGAGGAGTTCAAGGAATGGATTCATCCCGATGATGCGGATTATGCGACAGCGGTCAATCTGACAACATTGGCTGAACTCCTGGCACATCACGAGCAATACAGTATTATTTTTCGGATCGTGCGACCAAATGGGGAGATCCGTTGGCTTCGCTCTGCCGCGTGCCTGGTTGAGGGAAACACCGGGCTGCCTAATCGCGCCATCGGCGTAGTTGCCGACATTACAGAAAGTCATTTAGCCGAGGAGAGGCTACAACAAAGTTATGACGCCTTGCGCAAGGCTGAAAGGCTGGCTCGGGTAGGTTCATGGGAGCTGGACTTGCGGACCGGCCAGTTTACTACGTCGGAGATGCTTTATGAGCTAAACGGGGCCGATCCAAATGGGCCTCCACTGACGGTGGCGGATCTCCAGCGGCTTGTGGCCCCCAAGAGCCTGGGCAAGTTGAACGAAGCGATACAAAACTGCCTCGAGACGGGGCAGCCCTACGCACTTGACGTCGAGCATCTTCGACCGGACGGTACATCCTTCGCCGCGCATATCAAGGGACAAGTCATTCAGGAAGAGAATGGCAAGGTCGTCAAGCTATCGGGAACCGTGCTGGATATCAGCGAGCGTGAGGAAGCCCGCGCGCAACTTACAGCTTTGGCAGATAATGTACCGCTAAGCGCTATTTATCGTCTTGAGGCAGCGGCGACGGACAGTATCATCTTTAGCTATTTGAGTGCCGGTATCGAATCTTTGATAGGTATTCCCGCAGAGGAAATTGTCGCGGACCCGCATAAGTTTTTGGAGGCGATCCACGAAGACGATCTATGCGAATATTGGGCCAAGGCGAACCATGCGATTATGCGGTCCGAGGTCTTTGACCATGCCTTCCGTGTCCGGAAACAAGATGGACATATCCTCTGGGTCCATTGCCGTTCCGCACCCCGCGTCCAATCCGATGGTCGCACAGTGTGGGATGGAATTATCCGGGACATCACGCATGAACGCGAAGCAGCCGAATTGCTCTCACGCGCGAAAAGCGAAGCCGAAGCAGCAGAACGAGCGAAGAGCGAATTTCTTGCCGCGATGAGTCATGAAATTCGTACCCCGATGAATACCGTCATCGGGATGACGCGCTTGGCGTTGCAGACGGACCTTTCCAGCAGGCAGCGAAATTACCTCGAGAAGATAGATGCCTCCGCCAGGAGCTTGCTGGGCATCATCAATGACATTCTGGACTTCTCCAAGATCGAGGCGGGTAGTCTGCAATTGGAGGACACCGATTTCACTCTCGAATCCGTATTGGAAGCCGTGTCTACGGCAACCACCTTTCGCGCAGATGAAAAGGGGCTGGAGACGGTTTATCTGATTGCCCCGGATGTGCCACGCAACTTGCGCGGTGATCCTTTGCGGTTGTCTCAGATTCTGATCAATCTTGTTGGAAATGCTGTGAAGTTCACATCGGAGGGCGAGGTCGTTATCTCTGTGGACCTGATGCCTAACGAACCGATGCTTCGCTTCCGCGTTCGTGATACCGGCATTGGGCTGTCGGTCGATCAGATATCTCCTCTTTTCCACCCCTTCACGCAGGCTGATGCCGGAACTTCCCGACACTATGGCGGGACTGGCCTTGGTCTTTCCATCTGCAAACAACTCGTCGAAAAGATGGGGGGGACGATCGGTGTAGAAAGCGAACTTGGAAAAGGAAGCACCTTCTATTTCAGCATTGAGTTGCGCCACGGACGTAAGGCAATATCCCGCGATGTCGCTGCCCCTGCCCTAAGGAACCGTGTGGTTCTGGTTGTCGATGACAATACCACCGCTCGCGAAAGCCTGTCCAGAATGGTGGAGATGTTTGATATGACGGCAGTTAGTGCCTCTTCCGGTGTAGAGGCGCTCGAGGCTTTACACGAAGCCTCGGCTTCAAACCACCCCTATGATCTTGTCCTGATGGACTGGCGGATGCCGGAGATGGATGGAATTGAGGCAGCGCGACGGATTCGAGAAGATAAAACACTGAGCCATGTGCCTGCAGTACTGATGGTAACCGCCTATGCGCGGGAAGAGGTTGAGCGTCAGGTTGAGATGCTTGGACTTCAGGGACTCCTCATCAAGCCGATCACCGAATCCATGATGTTCAACGCCCTTCAGCATATCTTCGGGAGTGACCACAAGGCCGATATGCAGGAGGTTAAACATCGAGGAACAACTCCGCGAATACTTATGGGCAAACGCATATTGGTCGTCGATGACAATGCGCTTAACCAAGAGGTGGCGACTGACTTTCTGACGCTAGCTGGCGCGGAAGTAGATACCGCCAATAGCGGAATTAAGGCGCTGGAGCGACTAACGCAACAGCATTATGATGCAGTGCTGATGGACGTGCATATGCCGGAGATGGATGGCTTACAGGCTACGCGCGAAATCCGCCGCAATCCTGAATGGGCTTCGCTTCCGGTGATCGCACTAACAGCCCAAACGCTCTCTGAAGATCGTGCAGCGATTCTGCAGGCGGGCATGACCGCCTATCTCCCCAAGCCGATCGACGAGACATTGCTCTACTCAACTTTGATGGAACTATTGAATGGAGGTGCAACTGACACACGATCTACAGAATCCAACTCCGAAAAGGAGATGCCGGTTGCGCCATTCGATTCTGCTGAAGCGCTTAAGCGCGTTGGCGGTAGTCAGGAGCGGCTTCATCGTTTGCTGCGGGGTTTTCTGCGAGATTTTTCCAATATGCCTGATCGACTAGAAGCGGCTCTTTCTCGTGGCGAGTGGACGACGCTTCACGAACTGGCCCACCTTGTGAAAGGTACGGCGGGTTACCTCGGAGCGCAATCGCTGATCAAAAGTGCCGAGGCTTGTGAAATCGCAGACCGGCGAAAAGATTACACGGATATGGCAATACATGCACAATCGTTGGTCGAACAAATGAAAGAAGTTCTTCTCTTCCTCGAGGTCGAACTCGCGGCGCAACCGATGCCACTTCTTAAACATTCTTTTCCATCTGAAGCAGGAGATAAGCAGATAATTAGGGCATTGCTGGCTGAGATTGACCCCTTATTGCTGCAAGGTGACTACGCAGCCGAGGCAATGCTGGATAAGTTGGGCCGTCTCATCACGGGAGGCCAGGAGTCCACACTCCTCGAAAATATTAGGAGCCATTTCGAAAATTTAGAACTCGATCAGGCAAGTACGCTCATCTCGCTCCTAAGAAACCGATTGTTCTCCGACGGAGAAACAGTGCTATGA
- a CDS encoding diguanylate cyclase, whose product MTAADRPTILVVDDERINRCVLADLFQNEYRVLLAKDGPTALRRAVDEKISLILLDASMPEMDGYEVLRRLTADERTRNIGVIFVTGQIEDEDEERGLLLGAVDYITKPIRPLLVRARVRNHLKLVHQREELERLSLQDALTGISNRRSFDHAFEQACRHIERSGVPFGLAMIDVDHFKYYNDRYGHGAGDEALRKVAHVLAAAARRPYDLVARYGGEEFVLLLSSGDNFIGMLEKIRAEVALLGIVHEASEVGHLTVSCGGVVASVESARKPADLLAQADNALYQVKKNGRNAVLVHDTSK is encoded by the coding sequence ATGACTGCTGCCGACCGTCCGACAATTCTTGTCGTCGATGATGAACGCATCAATCGATGTGTCTTGGCAGACCTTTTTCAGAATGAATATCGTGTCCTGCTTGCCAAGGATGGACCGACAGCACTACGCCGTGCTGTTGACGAAAAAATTAGCTTGATTCTGCTTGATGCGTCGATGCCGGAAATGGACGGGTATGAGGTGCTCCGCAGGCTGACGGCGGATGAGCGCACAAGAAACATTGGGGTAATTTTTGTAACGGGACAGATCGAAGACGAAGATGAAGAACGTGGTCTTCTGCTGGGCGCGGTGGATTACATTACTAAGCCCATTCGTCCTTTACTGGTCCGGGCGCGAGTGCGTAATCATCTTAAGTTGGTGCATCAGCGTGAGGAGTTAGAGCGTCTCTCACTACAGGATGCATTGACCGGGATATCCAACCGTCGCAGTTTTGACCACGCATTCGAGCAAGCTTGCCGCCATATCGAACGAAGCGGAGTCCCCTTCGGCCTGGCTATGATCGACGTCGATCATTTCAAGTACTACAACGACCGATATGGCCACGGCGCAGGTGATGAGGCACTCCGGAAAGTGGCACATGTGCTTGCTGCTGCTGCTCGAAGACCCTATGACCTGGTCGCACGCTACGGAGGAGAGGAATTCGTCCTGCTCTTATCGAGCGGCGATAATTTCATCGGGATGCTGGAAAAGATACGGGCCGAAGTCGCTCTGCTGGGGATCGTCCACGAGGCGTCGGAAGTTGGTCATCTGACAGTTAGTTGTGGTGGCGTCGTCGCCAGCGTCGAAAGTGCAAGAAAACCCGCTGATCTTCTTGCACAGGCTGACAATGCCCTTTATCAGGTCAAAAAAAATGGACGGAATGCAGTTCTTGTCCACGATACTTCAAAATAA
- the glpK gene encoding glycerol kinase GlpK: MAQYVLALDQGTTSSRAVLFSHDGRIAGMAQHEFAQHFPATGQVEHDPIDILTTQINAAVEVLAHAHVRPRDVVALGIANQRETTIVWDRETGKPVYNAIVWQDRRTAAFCEQLLHDGHEDAIRSKTGLLIDPYFSGTKVTWILDHVDGARARAEAGKLAFGTVDSWLIWNLTSGKRHITDRTNASRTLLYNIVEDRWDSDLLELLRIPASMMPEVVWSSEPVGRVTTSLGLGEVEIAGIAGDQQAALFGQLCVRPGDAKNTYGTGCFLLQNIGDNFTLSKERLITTIACSAEHKLQYALEGSIFVGGAVVQWLRDKMQFFEKAPDIEAIAASVESSNNVMLVPAFTGLGAPHWDPYASGMMIGLQRSTEIGHIARAALESIAFQVTDVLLAMQHDTGTVSKMLRADGGAAASDILMQFQADLLGIPVERPAILETTAQGAAYLAGLATGFWSSVDEIAKTRPAGQVFTPQMEPETAKKKYARWQDAVGRAKGWNRETA, encoded by the coding sequence ATGGCACAGTACGTACTCGCACTCGACCAAGGAACCACCAGCTCACGCGCCGTCCTCTTCAGCCACGACGGCCGCATCGCAGGCATGGCCCAGCACGAGTTCGCCCAGCACTTCCCCGCTACCGGCCAGGTCGAGCACGACCCCATCGACATCCTGACCACGCAGATCAACGCCGCCGTCGAGGTGCTGGCGCACGCGCACGTCCGCCCACGCGACGTGGTTGCGCTCGGCATCGCCAACCAGCGCGAGACCACCATCGTCTGGGACCGCGAGACGGGCAAGCCGGTCTACAACGCCATCGTCTGGCAGGACCGCCGGACCGCCGCATTCTGCGAGCAGCTCCTTCACGATGGCCACGAAGACGCGATCCGCAGCAAGACCGGCCTGCTGATCGACCCGTACTTCTCCGGCACCAAGGTAACGTGGATTCTGGACCACGTAGACGGAGCCCGCGCTCGCGCCGAAGCGGGTAAGCTCGCCTTCGGCACCGTCGATAGCTGGCTGATCTGGAACCTGACCAGCGGCAAGCGGCACATCACCGACCGCACCAACGCCTCGCGCACACTGCTGTACAACATCGTCGAGGACCGCTGGGACAGCGACCTGCTCGAGTTGCTCCGCATCCCCGCCAGCATGATGCCGGAGGTGGTCTGGTCGAGCGAGCCGGTGGGCCGGGTGACGACCTCGCTCGGCCTCGGCGAAGTGGAGATCGCGGGCATCGCCGGAGACCAGCAGGCGGCGCTCTTCGGTCAGCTCTGCGTGCGGCCGGGCGACGCCAAGAACACCTACGGCACAGGCTGCTTTCTGCTACAAAATATCGGCGACAACTTCACACTCTCGAAGGAGCGGCTGATTACCACCATCGCATGCAGCGCGGAGCACAAGCTGCAGTACGCACTCGAAGGCAGCATCTTCGTCGGCGGCGCGGTGGTGCAGTGGCTGCGCGACAAGATGCAGTTCTTCGAGAAGGCTCCCGACATTGAGGCGATCGCAGCCAGCGTGGAAAGCTCGAACAACGTGATGCTCGTGCCCGCGTTCACCGGTCTGGGCGCGCCGCACTGGGACCCGTACGCCAGCGGCATGATGATCGGCCTGCAGCGCAGCACGGAGATCGGGCACATCGCGCGGGCGGCGCTCGAGAGCATCGCCTTCCAGGTGACCGACGTGCTGCTGGCGATGCAGCACGATACCGGCACCGTCTCGAAGATGCTGCGGGCCGATGGCGGCGCGGCGGCCAGCGATATCCTGATGCAGTTTCAGGCCGACCTGCTGGGCATCCCGGTGGAGCGGCCTGCGATCCTCGAGACCACAGCGCAGGGAGCGGCCTATCTGGCCGGACTTGCCACCGGCTTCTGGAGCAGCGTGGACGAGATCGCAAAGACTCGACCCGCCGGGCAGGTGTTTACTCCGCAGATGGAACCGGAGACAGCAAAGAAAAAGTACGCCCGATGGCAGGACGCGGTGGGCAGGGCTAAAGGCTGGAATAGGGAGACCGCATGA